The following proteins are encoded in a genomic region of Flammeovirga pectinis:
- a CDS encoding tetratricopeptide repeat protein produces the protein MQKILLFIFMVLPLFSYSQEKNAVELFFKNAEKFRQAKEYYRAIVEYEQAIAIADTTAKVHYWKGVCNLLVKDTAKAINDWDRTLVIDKKYMPAYSAISKVYETRNDYTNYKRNIDFWLSVEQDPVKQINLCFETATYFFKEKRYNDAHVYTKAGMGLSSSNVEMLFLDAQISNNIKKHREAIATIDLILVQLPQNSPLNQLAKYNYEKGIAYYGLEEYEKAMPILEKANLGPYKSRVTKLKPDYFFAVASAFEDIYAFDQAKSLLNRAMKIDKTYIKANILMADIIVKEEHHHKGIHLFELGLEGYKGRDKTFLKAYNEFIDILLSSKKYETALAYSDYCLANFKGARDIMFYKVVALHKLGRREEAIAIGLDLLSDSNITPKEYVKCSLLMSYVYGVEDMQKCKQSLLDCRKGPYYPVGTYVLEYFDRISSDLRNDM, from the coding sequence ATGCAAAAAATATTACTCTTTATATTCATGGTACTGCCATTGTTTTCTTATTCCCAAGAGAAAAATGCAGTTGAACTATTTTTTAAAAATGCCGAGAAATTTAGGCAAGCAAAAGAATATTATCGTGCCATTGTAGAATACGAACAAGCTATTGCAATTGCGGATACTACTGCTAAAGTCCATTATTGGAAAGGTGTCTGTAATTTATTAGTAAAAGATACTGCAAAAGCAATTAATGATTGGGACAGAACTTTAGTGATTGATAAAAAGTATATGCCTGCATATTCTGCTATCTCTAAGGTATATGAGACAAGAAATGATTACACTAATTATAAAAGAAACATTGATTTTTGGTTATCAGTAGAGCAAGATCCTGTTAAACAAATTAACCTATGTTTTGAAACGGCTACGTATTTTTTTAAAGAAAAGCGTTACAATGATGCTCATGTATATACTAAGGCAGGAATGGGGCTTTCTTCTTCTAATGTTGAAATGCTCTTTTTAGATGCTCAGATTTCTAATAACATTAAAAAACATCGAGAAGCTATTGCTACCATCGATTTGATTTTAGTGCAATTGCCACAAAACTCTCCTTTAAATCAGTTGGCAAAATACAACTATGAAAAAGGAATTGCTTACTACGGATTAGAAGAGTATGAAAAGGCAATGCCTATTTTAGAAAAGGCGAACTTAGGTCCTTATAAATCGAGAGTGACTAAATTAAAACCGGATTATTTCTTTGCTGTAGCTTCTGCTTTTGAAGATATCTATGCTTTTGATCAAGCAAAAAGCTTGTTGAATAGAGCAATGAAAATAGACAAGACTTATATTAAGGCTAATATATTAATGGCGGATATTATTGTAAAAGAGGAACATCATCATAAAGGAATTCATCTTTTTGAATTAGGTCTTGAAGGATATAAAGGGAGAGATAAGACTTTCTTGAAAGCATATAACGAATTTATTGATATTCTTCTTTCTTCAAAGAAATACGAAACAGCATTAGCATATTCTGATTATTGTTTAGCCAATTTTAAAGGTGCTAGAGATATAATGTTTTATAAAGTAGTTGCTTTACATAAATTAGGAAGAAGAGAAGAGGCTATTGCTATAGGTTTAGACCTTTTAAGCGATTCTAATATCACTCCTAAAGAATATGTTAAGTGTAGCTTATTAATGTCGTACGTTTATGGCGTTGAAGATATGCAAAAGTGTAAACAATCTTTATTAGATTGTCGTAAAGGACCTTATTACCCAGTAGGTACTTATGTACTAGAATATTTTGATAGAATAAGCAGTGATTTAAGAAATGACATGTAA
- a CDS encoding HepT-like ribonuclease domain-containing protein: protein MKYNILKSLFDIKDSILAIFDYLEGKRDFYIYKNNRLLKRAIEREIEIIGEATQRILKIDANFPISNARKIVDTRNWVIHGYDFVDDQIIWNIIINQLPKLLQEVNNEISKRDQ from the coding sequence ATGAAGTATAATATCTTAAAAAGCTTATTTGATATAAAAGACTCCATACTTGCTATTTTTGATTATCTAGAAGGGAAACGTGATTTTTACATCTATAAAAATAATCGACTCCTCAAAAGAGCTATAGAAAGAGAAATTGAAATTATAGGAGAAGCCACTCAACGGATTTTAAAAATTGATGCAAACTTTCCTATATCAAATGCACGAAAAATTGTGGATACTCGAAATTGGGTGATACATGGTTATGACTTTGTTGATGATCAAATAATCTGGAATATCATAATTAATCAACTCCCTAAATTGTTACAAGAAGTAAACAATGAAATCTCTAAAAGAGATCAATAA
- a CDS encoding nucleotidyltransferase family protein gives MGYIDQYKGQIIEICKKLPITKLYVFGSVVTDKFTTSSDIDFIVKLKENISFEDYSDSYFNLQYALRNLFKREIDVVTEPSIQNPYFKKEVDETKLLIYEV, from the coding sequence ATGGGCTATATAGATCAATATAAGGGACAAATAATCGAAATTTGCAAAAAATTACCCATAACAAAATTATATGTTTTTGGGTCGGTAGTTACAGATAAATTTACTACGAGTAGTGATATTGATTTTATTGTAAAATTAAAAGAAAATATAAGTTTCGAAGATTACTCTGATAGTTATTTTAACCTTCAGTATGCACTAAGAAACCTTTTTAAAAGAGAAATAGACGTAGTAACCGAACCTAGTATTCAGAATCCTTATTTTAAAAAAGAAGTTGATGAAACAAAATTACTAATCTATGAAGTATAA